From the Lysinibacillus fusiformis genome, the window ATAGTCCAGTTTTGGAAATGTTGTTAGAACGAGCATGGCCAACACTCGCACTTGCTTTAGGGGGGATGACTGTAGCATTGTTAATCGCTATTCCTATCGGTATCCTTTCGGCAGTTTATAAAGGCAAGTCTATTGATATTTTTGGGCGTATTTTTTCTTTATTAGGTATCTCTTTTCCTAATTTTTGGTTAGCGTTTATGCTAATCTTGATCTTTGCTGTTCAGTTAAAATGGTTACCCGTATCGGGCTTTGAGGGGTTTAGCTCATTGATCCTTCCATCCATTGCATTGGGTCTGATTTTATCTGGTATTTTAGTTCGATTAATTCGTACCTCTATGCTTGAGGTACTTAAGATGCAATATGTGACAACTGCTCGAGCAAAAGGAATTCGAGAATGGCTTGTCATTATTCGACACGCCTTTCGAAATGCCTTATTGCCAACTGTGACGTTTGTTGGGTTACAGTTTGGTGGACTCCTAGGAGGGGCTGTTATTGTAGAGCAAGTATTTTCTTGGCCAGGAATCGGAAGATTAATTGTTGATTCTATTAATCAACGAGATTATCCGGTTGTACAGGGTGGAGTAATTCTCTTAGCTCTTATCATGATTGTCGTAAATCTAATTGTGGATTTATGTTATTCATTAATTAACCCAAAAATACGCACTGGAAGAGGTGACAATTAATGACACAGATAATGGAAGCAGAAACAGTCGAAATAAAAAAGGTTAGCAGAATAATAAGTGTTTTAAAGTTTATTAAAAATAATCCAACTGGGATCATCGGTCTATTATTAGTTGTCACGACTATTCTTTGTGCGATATTTGCCCCATATATTGCGCCATATGATCCAGGAGCAGCTAGCTTAGGACATCGTTTAGATTTGCCCAAATGGTTAGACGATACTGGTAAGTCTCAATATTTACTTGGGGGAGACCAAGTTGGACGAGATTTGCTCAGTAGGATTATATACGGTGCTCGTATTTCACTATTGGTTGGTATTTGTGGTGTGCTCATTTCGTTAGTCCTTGGAACGTTTCTAGGCATTGTGTCAGGGTATTTTGGAAAATGGATGGACGATTTAATTATGAGGTTAGCTGAAGTTCAATTGGGTCTGCCATTTATTTTACTAGCAATTGTCATTATGAGTGTATTTGGAACAGGGATTGAAAAAATCATCATTATTCTTGGGCTTACATATTGGGTTAGT encodes:
- the nikB gene encoding nickel ABC transporter permease; this translates as MLSYILRRLSHTVLVIIAVSLIIFFAIRLTGDPVSIMFGAGEPSQQAVEELTAKLGLDRPVWEQYIIFMKDLVTLDFGTSYRSNSPVLEMLLERAWPTLALALGGMTVALLIAIPIGILSAVYKGKSIDIFGRIFSLLGISFPNFWLAFMLILIFAVQLKWLPVSGFEGFSSLILPSIALGLILSGILVRLIRTSMLEVLKMQYVTTARAKGIREWLVIIRHAFRNALLPTVTFVGLQFGGLLGGAVIVEQVFSWPGIGRLIVDSINQRDYPVVQGGVILLALIMIVVNLIVDLCYSLINPKIRTGRGDN
- a CDS encoding ABC transporter permease codes for the protein MTQIMEAETVEIKKVSRIISVLKFIKNNPTGIIGLLLVVTTILCAIFAPYIAPYDPGAASLGHRLDLPKWLDDTGKSQYLLGGDQVGRDLLSRIIYGARISLLVGICGVLISLVLGTFLGIVSGYFGKWMDDLIMRLAEVQLGLPFILLAIVIMSVFGTGIEKIIIILGLTYWVSFARLIRGEILALKEQEYIQAAKAIGGTHFKIILKHILPNVASSILVLATMCIAEFILLEASLTFLGLGVEPTIPSWGGMLADSRNYMTSAWWISVFPGIAIMLTVLGFNLLGDWLRDRLDPNMKV